Proteins found in one Macrobrachium nipponense isolate FS-2020 chromosome 35, ASM1510439v2, whole genome shotgun sequence genomic segment:
- the LOC135208274 gene encoding uncharacterized protein LOC135208274, whose product MKTWAHLAFLLTSLLMTISAADPEEWNDGVIFDHLGIPKASPCNDRRCLKYYKGEWLTEKCPGSRLVSYCPDTNKYCCARNCVVKETCPTGACVRRRSIALRAW is encoded by the exons ATGAAGACTTGGGCACACTTGGCTTTTCTACTTACGTCACTTCTG ATGACAATCAGTGCAGCTGATCCAGAAGAATGGAACGATGGTGTCATTTTTGATCACCTAGGAATACCCaagg CATCGCCTTGCAACGACAGAAGGTGTCTCAAGTACTACAAGGGCGAATGGCTGACGGAGAAGTGCCCTGGATCGCGCTTAGTGAGTTACTGCCCCGACACGAACAAGTACTGCTGCGCCAGGAACTGCGTCGTTAAGGAAACATGCCCGACGGGAGCCTGCGTCCGGAGGAGGTCGATTGCCCTAAGGGCGTGGTGA